Genomic DNA from Candidatus Zixiibacteriota bacterium:
CTTGGGGCCTGGATACCCCGTGGTTGGTTCACTGTGCCCAGCCGACATCACTGGGCGTTTGCATACGGCACAATGCCTGGCACGGCATCGACGGGCGGGACTGGCTCACCCGTCGGCGGCGAACATGGGGCGCCGTGATTGTTGCCACGTTGCGGACAGATCAAGTCGAAGTAAAGAACTCCCCCGGAGATGAGTCCCCGGGGCAACGCCGGCGCCGCAGGCAAGAGGTGCTGGAAGGTAAGCTGAAGCGGGATAATGAGTCCTATGGCAGATTGAACGTGGTGTGAGACGCCCGCGTCGGCCGTCAGGCGCAAAATGCCGCCAACTCCGACGCCTCCACTGTGACCAGTGGTTCAGGCGCATGTTCGGCTCTTGGATCGGACGTCTGGAGGACCCGATTCGGGCCATGTCCCCATCCCCCGTCTTCCGGGCCTTCGTTGCGCAACGACGGCCCCAGGCAGTACCGTCCGTCAAGGACACCAGTGACAACGGCGACGAATCGGTCTGGGACGAGCTGCTGGAGTGACAATGGATGCCAGTAGACCTTCTCTTTCCGTCGGTTGGCTGTCCCCTTCTCTCGCACCATCTTCATCTCCTCTGGAATCGTCGTTGCGTGTTCCCTCGGATTGTGTTCCCCGTCTTTCTCCAGGTACCCGTTCGTCGTCACGTCACTGGGGTCTGCACCGTCTGTGGCATTCGTGCGCCCCGTGCATGTCCCGGGGTGTCCGGATGCTGAGTTGCCTGGCGCAACTCGGAACGAGCGCTTCGCGCACTCGCCGCGGGAATCTCATCCGCGAGCATTACCGTGCCATTGCCGCGGAGTAACCTTGGCGTAAATGTCGGTCGGGAATCCCGAGATGTCCGGAACGGAAACGCCACTTCCGGCTGGGCACGGCTTCCCCGACCAGAATCCGGGGAACCATCTTTGCAGTACGCAGTCGTTGTCTCAGATTCACTGCAACATTCAACGCTACTCGTTTCTCGGAGTGCCCGTTACTTCAGCAACACCATGCTCCGGGCGCGGACGAAGTCGGATGTCTGGATGCGATAGAGGTAGACACCGGTCGAGAGGCCCGATCCGCGGTCGTCGGTGCCGTCCCACTCCACCGCATACGATCCGGCGGGTCGATCCTCATCGATGAGGGTCCGCACTCTGCGTCCCAGGATGTCGAACACGTCGAGCCTGACATGACGATCGGCGGGGAGACCGAAACGTATCACCGTCGATGCGTTGAAGGGATTGGGGTAGGATGGCCCGAATTCGTAGGAGGATGGTACGCCCTCGCCCGTCTGTAGCGACCGCACGGCGCTGGCGGCATCGACCATCACGACCACGACCGTGTCGGACTGCCAAACGCCGTCCGAAGCGCGGAACTTCACATCGAGGGGACCTTCTTGTCCCGCGACGGGTGAGAAGCTGAATGTCCCGGAGCCATCGTGATGATCCGTCAGCGTCGCGTTGGCAGGCGGATTCGGCAATGACAACGACGGGATCGTGCCATCAGGGTCTGTCGCGGAGACGTCGAACGTCAGCGTCTGCCCGACCTTCACGGTCTGCGACGGTATGAACGCAAACGCGGGCGGGAGGCCGCCGACATGGATCACGCCCCCCGTGAACTGGAACAATACCAAGTCGGTGAACAAGTCGGTGCCGGAGAGGTGATTCGCCGGGCAGACACACATCGTGTCGATCTCGAAGGATCCCGGTGTGGAGTTCACATCGAAGACGAAGTTGAACGAGGCCCCCATCGGATAGGGCTGCGACTCACCCTGAGATGGCCAGTCATTGAATGTTCCGGCGACGCTGTCGCTTCCCGCCGGGAGATAATACAGATCCGGAGGTCCACTGGTGGCCACGCCGGTCCACATGAAGCCGTCCGGGCTGATGAAGTCGACCGCCGAGGGGGAATTCCGATACGTGTTCGAGACTGGGCCGCTGCACCAGACGACGTCGTTTCCGTCGTAGCAGGGCACAGGGTCCGTCTTGGGTTGACCGAACACGCGTTTGTCGGCCAGTCCAATCAGGGGGCTGACCCCGAGGCGATTCCCCGGAGGCACATTGAACTTGCAGGACCCGGCGATGTAGGACCCATTCGCGTCGGTGTCGCGCATCTCCAGGGGTAGCACAAAGCCGGTCAGGGGCTGGTCATTCACCACCCACACTTCCACCGTCACTCCGGTTTCCCCGAGGCCCACGGACTTCGATTCCACCCACACCTTGTTGTATGCGTGTGACTCGCCGCCCAAGACAGTGATGTCTGTCAACAACAGAAGAGCCGTGCAGAAGAACCGATAGCGACGCGAGTGTTCAGCTCTCACGGGGGAGTTGGACTGTGAAACGCGATTCCTCATCATCATCGTGAATCTCCCTTCATATTCGTCTCGACGTGGGCACTACTACCAAGATGGACATGACCTCGTTTTGAACCCGGTCTTCACCCCTTGGTGGCGCTGGGTAGACATGGCCGAGCGACCTATTGATGAGGACTGCGCCCGACCCATCCCCGCAGCTTGTCGAGAACGAACCAACGGACACGTTACGGTGTGGTTTAGTCTACATAACGGGACTGTTAAATCGCGGCCCCAGTAGGGACGGCATGATACCGGACTGCCGCATGAATCTTGGATCATTCCCGCCGACTTGGGTTGTCGGAGGGATCGGTCGCACCATGGCGGCCCCGATTTCGCATGGAATTAACGTGGCCTTAACCCGCGGAAAACCGTGGTCGCTGAGTGTATGGTGCCGCGGATTGCGCCCGTCCGCGCTTGCGAGAATGCCATGACGTTGACGCCCAAACGCATCCTGGTCGTTGAGGACGAGAAGGATGTCGGCGATCTGATCCTCCACCTCCTGCAGCGGGAGGGCTTCTATGCGGAGCGGATCACCGACGGCAGGAGCGCGTTGGCCAAGCTCGAGAACGAGCTTCCCGATCTGGTACTCCTCGACATGATGCTCCCGGACATCGATGGACTTGATGTGCTGCGCCGTCTGCGACAGGTCGAGCGCACCCGACACCTGCCATTGCTGGTTGTCAGCGCGAGAGCCGAGGACACCGAGCGCGTGATCGGTCTGGAGCTCGGCGCCGACGACTACCTGGCCAAGCCGTTTATGCCCAAGGAACTCCTGGCGCGCATTCGATCCGTGCTGCGCCGGGCGACCCCGCCGCTGCCGGAGCCGACCACATGTCAATACGGACCCCTGATGCTGGACCGTGCCGCACATGAAGTGCGGTACAACGGCGAGTTGATCCTGGTCACGGCGCGGGAATTCTCGTTGCTGGAGCAGTTCCTGAGTTCTCGCGGGCGGGTCCTGACGCGTGCCTACCTGCTGAGGACGATCTGGGGATACCAGGGGCAGATCAGGACTCGTACCATCGACGTACACGTGCGCCTGCTGCGCAAGAAGATCCCCCTGCTGCAGACGGCCATCGAGACGATTCGCAACGTGGGCTACAAACTGAGGCCGGAGACCTGAGCCCCTCTGTCTCCGCGTCGGCGACATCACACTTCAAGACTCGCGGCTCATAGACCTGCCGGTGCCATTTCCCTGGGTGTGGAATCTGAAACCCCGACCCCATGAGACCGATCGACCCGACTCCTGGGCATGGCGACCCCGTGAGCGGAGACGCTCCGGGTTCGTAGAGCGCTTTATGCCAGCCGTCATCTGCGGCAAGCTCGGGAATTGGGAAACAAAGCACCCATACAAGACTAAGACCCGTGGGCCGATGGACCCACGGGTCTGGCTGTCTCCTGCCGGAGCTCAGATTGCCGTGCGGTTCACTTCAACAGCACCATCTGGCGGACATCGACATGCGATTCCGTTTGCAGGCGGCAGAAGTAGACACCGGACGAGACGGCCTGGCCCCGGTCGTCAGTGCCATCCCACGTGACTTCGTGCTCGCCAGCGGTCTGCGCCTCGGAGACCAACGTCCGCACACGACGACCCAAGATGTCATAGATGTCCAGGTGAACATTCTCCGCGTCACCCAGCGCGTAGGTGATCCCCGTGGAGGCATTGAAGGGATTGGGACTCAAGCGCTCCATGCGCGTCGGGCGGGATGGTCGGGCCACAACCGGGGATCCACCGCCGCCGCCGACTGCGACGATCTCCTTCAGGTTGATACAGTCCCGACCGGCCAGATCGCGGCCGTTCAGTGTCCTTGCCGTCAATTCCAGCAAGCGCACATCGCCGGGATGGCAGGGAGACAGAAGGGCCAACACCGAGTCCAGATCGAACATGAGCACAAGGTCGGTGTATCCATCGGGACCGGCCGTGCCGCACTCACAATCGCCCGATTCGGTCGGAACACCTGAACCGGCGACATCCTCATATTCGTGCGTGAGAGGATGGAGCTCCAGGATGTCAATCGAGGTCAGGTTGACCTGATGCACATCGAACACAGGTGAGCCGAGCATGGCGACGGGGAGCAGACGCCCGCCTGGCACTACCCCGGCCCCGTGGGGAACGTCAATCTCCCGTGCCTCGCTGATCGGGACATCGTTGGGACACTGGCCGGGGAGGATGTCGACATCCGACGCCAGTGCAGGTCGGGGTACTACGCAGTTGATCAGGACCATGACATTTTGACCGTTTGCATCGCCAACGGCCAAGTCGTTGTCGTTGTCACCGTCCATATCAGTGGCCAAGACCGAACGAGGACTCTCCCCGGCAGCGTAGTTCACGGCCCCCTGAAAGGTCCCATCTCCATTGTTGCGCAGGATCGAGACGTTGTTGCTGCCGACATTGGCGACGGCCAGATCGAAGTCCCCATCGCCGTCCAGATCGGCCGCAAAGACGGAATAGGGGACAGCCCCTGCCGCGTAGTTGACCGCCGCCATGAAACACAACTCCTGTGTGCCGGCATCTGTGGCCGTCAGCATTGCCACCGTGAGTACCATCGCACTGACCGCAACCCAGTGAAATCGCATATGCCGCCTCCGCATGCAGACGCGCTTCCCGTGGACACGGGAACTGTAGGAACTCGATCAGCATCGGTCCCAAGGGACCGGAGGATTGCGAACCTCCTTTATGAGGTACATCAAGTGAGCGGAATCACAACAGTTTTCTGCAATCGGCTCCACGGCCCCCCAGTCGTGCGGCAGGATGCCAACGCAGCGAGCTGTTGAAGAATCATTCCGCACTGTCATCCTGAGCGAAGCGAAGGATCTGCTTTCCCTCCCCTATGAAGAAACAGCAGATTCCTCACTCCGCCGAAAGGCGGCGGGGTTCAGAATGACAGTGTGGAGTGTCTTTCGGTACCATGCCAGCGGTCAATGCAAAGACACTGGCGCCGGGTGTGGGCATCCGGCGCCACTAAGGGGGGGCTTCTGCAACATCTCGGTCGGTCATTGAATCTTGGCTACGGGCGGGCTACCTTATGGAATCGCAGATGGCGGGACGGCAGAGGACAACAACCCGAGAGGAGCACATGTCGCAAAGACCGGAGATCACCTGGCAGTCAGTCGTTGGCGCCATCATTGTGTCGGCGGTCGTTTCCATGGCCTATCCGTACATCGTGCTCAAGCTCGGCATGGGACCGAACATGAGCGTGATCGCCGCCTTTCTGGGCGCGATCTTCATGGCGATCACCGCCCGCGGCACACTGGGGCGGAACGCCATCCAGAACAACATCATCCAGTCGGCGGCGACCTCGGCGGTGTCGACCGCCTTCATGTGCGTGGTGGCGGCGGCGTTCGGGTATCTGGCGATGAATGAGTCGGTCGATGTCCATCTGACCATCACCCCGTTTCAGATGTTCAGTTGGCTGTGTTGTTCCGGCGCCATCGGCGTGTTCATGTCGGCGATGTTCCGCAAATACTTTGTCGATGACCCGGAGATGATCTTCGCCGACGGTGTCGCGGCGGCCGAGACGATCAACGTTCTCGATCAGGGAAAGGCCGCGGGGCAACGGTACACCACTCTTGGCATCAGCGCGGCGATCGGCGCGGTGCTGGCCTTTCTCCGTGACGGTCTCGAGTGGATCGGCACACTCGGATTCGCGATGCGTTACCGGATCGGGATCGAGTGGGGGATGCTCAACATCGGCACCGGCATGCTGATCGGGCTGAATGTCGGCGTCTCGATGCTGTTGGGCACGGTTGTTGTCTGGATCTTCTCGCCCTTGGTCATGGAAAAGGCGGGGATGTTCATCGTGCAGAACTCCGTTGCCCCGCAGTACTGGCCGCAGGTGCAGGAACTGGTGAATGTCCCGCAACTGTCGGCGGCCCAGACCGAGTTTCTGCATCAGCATGGCGGCCTCATGGCCAACTATCACAGCGGCTCGCACTTTGCGATCATCATGCTGTGGTTCATGTGGCCGGCGACGGCCGTGATGATCACGGCGGCGATGACCGCGGTGGCGCTCAAGTGGCGTTCGATCACCGCCATGTTCAAGGAGCTCCGCGCGGCGCGTGCACCGGGACATGAACGGGTCGATGTCTCGCTGCGCACGATCATCATCATGACCACGCTTCTGACGATCCTGTTGGCCTTTGTCCAGCAGGTCCATTTCCGACTCCCCTGGTGGGAGACGGTCGCCTCGGTGATCGCGGGGTTCCCGCTGATCCTGGTCGGCGTGCGTGTGCTCGGCGAGACCAACAACGGTCCGGTATCGCTCATGGCCAACACGCTGCAGGCGATCTTCCGCGCCTTTTCGCCGTCGATCAGCCACAATCTGGTCGCCGCCGGGATGGCGGGGAATATCAACTCGCAGGGGGAAGGACTGATGCAGGTGTTCAAGACCGGCAAGTTGGTCGGTTCGACGCCGCGCGTTCTCACCTGGGTACAGTTTTGCGCGGTGCCGATCGGGGCAGCATCGGTGGCGATCATGTATCCGCTTCTGATCGCGCGCTATGGGCTCGGCGGTGACGGGCTCGCCGCGCCCACCGGTCTCAAACTCGCCAATATGGCGGTGCTGATGTCCAAGGGGATTTCGGCCTTTCCGCCGGGGGCGCTCCTGTGGACGGTGATCGCGGCGGCGGCCGGGATCGTTCTCGCTGTCGGCAAGGGGAAGCTCAACTGGCATTGGTTGCCGAGCGCGGCGGGATTCGGTTTTGCCCTGATTCTACCCGGCACACTCAACGTGCCGGTCGGGCTCGGTTCGATTCTGGGATGGATCTGGATGAAGGCGGCGCGGGAGTCATACGAACAGCACTATGTAACGGTGGCTTCCGGGTTCATCGGCGGCGAGGCGCTGATCGCCGGACTGATTCTGCCGCTGCTGTTCTATTTTGGTATCTTCTGATGCTGGAGGCCGCGGTCCGTGGCGAACAGGGAAACGGAAATATGAAGGCGAAGGGCAGAATCATTCATTGTTCTTGGATCTTGTCACGAAATGAACGAACGGACGACGCCCTCACCCGATCCGTCCTGCGGACGGATTGACCTCTCCCCCTCGAGTGCGCTCGGGGCAAGCCGGAGGGAGAGGTTATCACCCCGACCCACTTTCCGGAGCTGGCCGGAGCCAGGTCGGCCGGCAACGTAGCCACATCCAACAGCGGTGCGTATGTTGACTTCCACGGAAGAGGACAAGACCTTGAGACCGATCGTGCGATTTCTCGGCGATGAGTTGATCGGGCAGATTCTCACCGAGGCGCGCGGTGTGCTGAGCACACTCGGCGTGGAAATCCAGAACCCCGCGATCCTCGCGCTTCTGGCCGACCACGGTGCACGCATTGACTGGAGCACCGGCCGCGCGTTCCTCCCCGGCGATTTGATCGACCGCAGCATAAAGGCCGCGCCCAACTCCTTTTCACTGTTCGATGTTATCGGTAACAAGGTGGCCGATCTTTCCGGCTGGAACGTCTACTTCACACCCGGTTCGACGGCGATCAATATCCTGGATGGCCAGACAAAGGACGTGCGTCGTCCGGTCACCGCTGACTATGTGCGGTTTGCGCAACTGGTCGCCGGATTGGATCACATTGCCTATCAGTCTACCGCGTTGATCCCTTCTGATGTCGATGAGAAGATCTCCGACAGCTACCGGCTCTTCCTGAGTCTGATGTTCTGCGAAAAGCCGGTCGTCACCGGTACATTTCGCATCGAGTCGTTCGAGATCATGAAGGACCTTCAACTGGCGGTGCGGGGCGACGCCAAGAACCTCGCGGCCAAACCGCTGACGGTCTTCTCCTGCTGTCCCACGTCGCCATTGCGCTGGAGTGACGTCACGTCCCAGAATCTGGTCGACTGTGCCCGCTACTCGATCCCGGTCGAGTACATCTCGATGCCATTGTCCGGATTCATGGCGCCGGTCACGCTGGTCGGATCGCTCATCCAGCACACGGCCGAGACATTGAGCGGATTGGTC
This window encodes:
- a CDS encoding OPT/YSL family transporter; the protein is MSQRPEITWQSVVGAIIVSAVVSMAYPYIVLKLGMGPNMSVIAAFLGAIFMAITARGTLGRNAIQNNIIQSAATSAVSTAFMCVVAAAFGYLAMNESVDVHLTITPFQMFSWLCCSGAIGVFMSAMFRKYFVDDPEMIFADGVAAAETINVLDQGKAAGQRYTTLGISAAIGAVLAFLRDGLEWIGTLGFAMRYRIGIEWGMLNIGTGMLIGLNVGVSMLLGTVVVWIFSPLVMEKAGMFIVQNSVAPQYWPQVQELVNVPQLSAAQTEFLHQHGGLMANYHSGSHFAIIMLWFMWPATAVMITAAMTAVALKWRSITAMFKELRAARAPGHERVDVSLRTIIIMTTLLTILLAFVQQVHFRLPWWETVASVIAGFPLILVGVRVLGETNNGPVSLMANTLQAIFRAFSPSISHNLVAAGMAGNINSQGEGLMQVFKTGKLVGSTPRVLTWVQFCAVPIGAASVAIMYPLLIARYGLGGDGLAAPTGLKLANMAVLMSKGISAFPPGALLWTVIAAAAGIVLAVGKGKLNWHWLPSAAGFGFALILPGTLNVPVGLGSILGWIWMKAARESYEQHYVTVASGFIGGEALIAGLILPLLFYFGIF
- a CDS encoding response regulator transcription factor; the encoded protein is MTLTPKRILVVEDEKDVGDLILHLLQREGFYAERITDGRSALAKLENELPDLVLLDMMLPDIDGLDVLRRLRQVERTRHLPLLVVSARAEDTERVIGLELGADDYLAKPFMPKELLARIRSVLRRATPPLPEPTTCQYGPLMLDRAAHEVRYNGELILVTAREFSLLEQFLSSRGRVLTRAYLLRTIWGYQGQIRTRTIDVHVRLLRKKIPLLQTAIETIRNVGYKLRPET
- a CDS encoding FlgD immunoglobulin-like domain containing protein; the protein is MRFHWVAVSAMVLTVAMLTATDAGTQELCFMAAVNYAAGAVPYSVFAADLDGDGDFDLAVANVGSNNVSILRNNGDGTFQGAVNYAAGESPRSVLATDMDGDNDNDLAVGDANGQNVMVLINCVVPRPALASDVDILPGQCPNDVPISEAREIDVPHGAGVVPGGRLLPVAMLGSPVFDVHQVNLTSIDILELHPLTHEYEDVAGSGVPTESGDCECGTAGPDGYTDLVLMFDLDSVLALLSPCHPGDVRLLELTARTLNGRDLAGRDCINLKEIVAVGGGGGSPVVARPSRPTRMERLSPNPFNASTGITYALGDAENVHLDIYDILGRRVRTLVSEAQTAGEHEVTWDGTDDRGQAVSSGVYFCRLQTESHVDVRQMVLLK
- a CDS encoding trimethylamine methyltransferase family protein, which encodes MRPIVRFLGDELIGQILTEARGVLSTLGVEIQNPAILALLADHGARIDWSTGRAFLPGDLIDRSIKAAPNSFSLFDVIGNKVADLSGWNVYFTPGSTAINILDGQTKDVRRPVTADYVRFAQLVAGLDHIAYQSTALIPSDVDEKISDSYRLFLSLMFCEKPVVTGTFRIESFEIMKDLQLAVRGDAKNLAAKPLTVFSCCPTSPLRWSDVTSQNLVDCARYSIPVEYISMPLSGFMAPVTLVGSLIQHTAETLSGLVISQTVNPGTPVLYGGSPAVFDVRYETTPMGDVGTMMMDCAYNEIGKHLGLPTQAYISLSDAKHLDAQAGLESAMGATLAALAGINSISGPGMLDFESCYSHEKLVVDNEICGMALRLISGIAPKEDFPSLPRFEELLREQHLLISGHTRRYLKEEVYFPGRVIDRANRSRWREEGGQTILERARDEVQRLVGRHKPVCLSEDIINEMTKRMKSEAIRCGMDRLPVGTLCE
- a CDS encoding FlgD immunoglobulin-like domain containing protein, with amino-acid sequence MMMRNRVSQSNSPVRAEHSRRYRFFCTALLLLTDITVLGGESHAYNKVWVESKSVGLGETGVTVEVWVVNDQPLTGFVLPLEMRDTDANGSYIAGSCKFNVPPGNRLGVSPLIGLADKRVFGQPKTDPVPCYDGNDVVWCSGPVSNTYRNSPSAVDFISPDGFMWTGVATSGPPDLYYLPAGSDSVAGTFNDWPSQGESQPYPMGASFNFVFDVNSTPGSFEIDTMCVCPANHLSGTDLFTDLVLFQFTGGVIHVGGLPPAFAFIPSQTVKVGQTLTFDVSATDPDGTIPSLSLPNPPANATLTDHHDGSGTFSFSPVAGQEGPLDVKFRASDGVWQSDTVVVVMVDAASAVRSLQTGEGVPSSYEFGPSYPNPFNASTVIRFGLPADRHVRLDVFDILGRRVRTLIDEDRPAGSYAVEWDGTDDRGSGLSTGVYLYRIQTSDFVRARSMVLLK